Proteins found in one Triticum aestivum cultivar Chinese Spring chromosome 4D, IWGSC CS RefSeq v2.1, whole genome shotgun sequence genomic segment:
- the LOC123100577 gene encoding beta-1,3-N-acetylglucosaminyltransferase lunatic fringe, protein MPSGAGAKVMPKSKASFFLCGFLLYVLLPVLAVYVVALALSPLYSGSCPPADDASNAVQARLAADAGAGRNASSSFSSSNNVMLRSPARRGGKPKPSADAAPTGLRHILFGIGASSSMWKSRREYIRVWWRPGKMRGFVWLDKPVPEYYSRNSSTGLPALKISADTSEFPYTHGAGSRSALRISRIVSESYRLGLPGVRWFVMGDDDTVFFPDNLVDVLSRYDHTQPYYIGNPSESHIQNLIFSYGMAFGGGGFAISRALAAQLARMQDGCMHRYPALYGSDDRIHACMSELGVPLTRHLGFHQCDIWGDVLGLLGSHPVVPLVTLHHFDFLQPVFPAARSRTAALRRLFDGPARLDPAAVAQQSVCYDREKQWTVSVSWGFAVVVVRGVVSPREMETPMRTFLNWYKRADYTAYSFNTRPVARNHCQRPQVYYMRRSRMERRVRRRRTNATLETTVTEYERHTPAPNVTCRWRIPDPAGLLDRVVIVKKPDPDLWKRSPRRNCCRVVSSPKNGTKLDRTMAVDVGVCRDGEFARV, encoded by the exons ATGCCCTCCGGCGCCGGCGCCAAGGTCATGCCCAAGTCCAAGGCCTCCTTCTTCCTCTGCGGCTTCCTGCTCTACGTGCTCCTCCCCGTGCTCGCCGTCTACgtcgtcgccctcgccctctccccgctCTACTCCGGCTCCTGCCCGCCGGCCGACGACGCCAGCAATGCCGTGCAGGCTCGTCTCGCGGCCGACGCGGGTGCCGGCCGCAACGCTTCTTCTTCCTTTTCGTCGTCCAATAATGTGATGCTGCGTTCGCCGGCGCGGCGCGGGGGGAAGCCGAAGCCGTCCGCGGACGCGGCGCCGACGGGGCTGCGGCACATCCTGTTCGGCATCGGCGCGTCGTCGTCCATGTGGAAGAGCCGGCGGGAGTACATCCGGGTGTGGTGGCGGCCGGGGAAGATGCGCGGCTTCGTGTGGCTGGACAAGCCGGTGCCGGAGTACTACTCCCGCAACTCCTCCACGGGCCTCCCCGCCCTCAAGATCAGCGCCGACACGTCCGAGTTCCCCTACACGCACGGCGCCGGCAGCCGCTCCGCGCTGCGCATCTCCCGCATCGTCTCCGAGAGCTACCGGCTGGGGCTCCCCGGCGTGCGGTGGTTCGTCATGGGCGACGACGACACCGTCTTCTTCCCGGACAACCTGGTGGACGTGCTGTCCCGCTACGACCACACGCAGCCCTACTACATCGGGAACCCGTCCGAGAGCCACATCCAGAACCTCATCTTCTCCTACGGCAtggcgttcggcggcggcggcttcgccaTCAGCCGCGCGCTGGCCGCGCAGCTGGCGCGCATGCAGGACGGGTGCATGCACCGCTACCCGGCGCTGTACGGCAGCGACGACCGCATCCACGCCTGCATGTCGGAGCTGGGCGTGCCGCTCACCCGCCACCTGGGGTTCCACCAGTGCGACATCTGGGGCGACGTGCTGGGCCTGCTGGGCTCCCACCCGGTGGTGCCGCTGGTGACGCTGCACCACTTCGACTTCCTGCAGCCGGTGTTCCCGGCGGCGCGGTCCCGCACGGCGGCGCTGCGGCGGCTCTTCGACGGGCCCGCGCGGCTCGACCCGGCGGCCGTGGCGCAGCAGTCGGTGTGCTACGACCGGGAGAAGCAGTGGACGGTGTCGGTGTCGTGGGGGTTCGCCGTGGTGGTGGTGCGCGGGGTGGTGTCGCCGCGCGAGATGGAGACGCCCATGCGCACCTTCCTCAACTGGTACAAGCGCGCCGACTACACGGCCTACTCCTTCAACACGCGGCCCGTGGCGCGCAACCACTGCCAGCGCCCGCAGGTGTACTACATGCGGCGCTCGCGCATGGAGCGGCGGGTCCGGCGCCGGCGCACCAACGCGACGCTGGAGACGACCGTGACCGAGTACGAGCGGCACACCCCCGCGCCCAACGTCACGTGCCGCTGGCGCATCCCCGACCCCGCCGGCCTGCTCGACCGCGTCGTCATCGTCAAGAAGCCCGACCCCGACCTCTGGAAACGG TCTCCGAGGAGGAACTGCTGCAGGGTGGTGTCGTCGCCCAAGAACGGGACGAAGCTGGATCGGACCATGGCCGTCGACGTGGGTGTCTGCCGGGACGGCGAGTTCGCCCGAGTTTAG